A region of Vibrio chagasii DNA encodes the following proteins:
- the atpA gene encoding F0F1 ATP synthase subunit alpha — MQLNSTEISDLIKQRIESFDVVSEARNEGTIVSVSDGILSIHGLADVMQGEMIELPGGRYALALNLNRDSVGAVVMGPYADLQEGMKVTGTGRILEVPVGPELLGRVVNTLGEPIDGKGPIEAKLTSPVEVIAPGVIDRKSVDQPVQTGYKSVDSMIPIGRGQRELVIGDRQTGKTAMAIDAIINQKDSGIFSIYVAIGQKASTIANVVRKLEEHGALANTIVVVASASESAALQYLAPYAGCAMGEYFRDRGEDALIVYDDLSKQAVAYRQISLLLKRPPGREAFPGDVFYLHSRLLERAARVSEHYVETFTKGEVKGKTGSLTALPIIETQAGDVSAFVPTNVISITDGQIFLQTELFNAGVRPAVDPGISVSRVGGSAQTKIIKKLSGGIRTALAQYRELAAFAQFSSDLDEATKKQLDHGQKVTELMKQKQYAPMSVFDQALVIFAAERGYLQDVALDKLLDFEAALLSFARGQYGDLATQIDTTGAYNNDIEAELKKLVDDFKATQTW, encoded by the coding sequence ATGCAACTTAATTCCACTGAAATTAGCGATCTAATTAAACAACGTATTGAATCTTTCGACGTTGTTAGTGAAGCTCGCAATGAAGGTACTATCGTTTCGGTAAGCGATGGCATCCTTAGCATTCACGGCCTAGCGGACGTGATGCAAGGTGAAATGATTGAACTACCGGGTGGCCGTTACGCGCTAGCACTTAACTTGAACCGTGATTCGGTTGGTGCTGTTGTAATGGGCCCATATGCTGACCTACAGGAAGGCATGAAAGTTACAGGTACTGGCCGCATTCTTGAAGTGCCAGTAGGTCCAGAACTACTTGGTCGTGTTGTAAACACACTAGGTGAGCCAATTGATGGTAAAGGTCCTATCGAAGCGAAACTAACTTCGCCTGTAGAAGTAATTGCACCAGGTGTAATCGACCGTAAATCGGTAGATCAACCTGTACAAACTGGTTACAAGTCTGTTGACTCAATGATCCCTATCGGTCGTGGTCAACGTGAGCTAGTAATCGGTGACCGTCAAACTGGTAAAACAGCGATGGCGATCGATGCGATTATTAACCAAAAAGATTCTGGTATTTTCTCTATCTACGTAGCAATCGGTCAGAAAGCATCGACTATCGCTAACGTAGTTCGCAAACTAGAAGAGCACGGCGCGCTAGCTAACACTATCGTTGTTGTTGCATCTGCTTCTGAATCTGCAGCGCTGCAATACCTAGCGCCATACGCAGGTTGTGCGATGGGTGAATACTTCCGTGATCGCGGTGAAGATGCACTGATTGTTTATGATGATCTATCTAAGCAAGCTGTAGCTTACCGTCAGATCTCGCTACTACTTAAGCGTCCACCAGGTCGTGAAGCATTCCCTGGTGATGTTTTCTACCTTCACTCTCGTCTACTAGAGCGTGCTGCTCGTGTAAGCGAACACTACGTAGAAACATTCACTAAAGGTGAAGTGAAAGGCAAGACTGGTTCTTTAACTGCTCTTCCTATCATTGAAACGCAAGCTGGTGACGTATCTGCATTCGTACCGACGAACGTAATCTCGATTACCGATGGTCAGATCTTCCTACAAACTGAGCTATTCAACGCGGGCGTACGTCCAGCTGTTGACCCAGGTATCTCAGTATCTCGTGTAGGTGGTTCAGCGCAGACTAAAATCATCAAGAAGCTATCTGGCGGTATCCGTACAGCTCTAGCACAGTATCGTGAACTAGCGGCATTCGCACAGTTCTCGTCTGACCTTGATGAAGCGACTAAGAAGCAGCTAGACCATGGTCAAAAAGTTACAGAGCTAATGAAGCAGAAGCAGTACGCTCCTATGTCTGTATTTGACCAAGCACTTGTAATCTTCGCTGCAGAGCGTGGTTACCTTCAAGATGTAGCGCTTGATAAGCTGCTAGATTTTGAAGCTGCTTTACTATCGTTTGCTCGCGGTCAATATGGCGATCTAGCTACACAGATCGACACAACGGGTGCTTACAACAATGATATCGAAGCTGAGCTGAAGAAGCTTGTTGACGATTTCAAAGCAACCCAGACCTGGTAA
- a CDS encoding ParA family protein produces the protein MGRIVAIANQKGGVGKTTTCINLAASMAATKRKILVVDLDPQGNATMASGVDKYQVEATAYDLLVEDTPFDEVVCRSTSGNYDLIAANGDVTAAEIKLMEVFAREVRLKNALASIRDNYDFIFIDCPPSLNLLTINAMAAADSVLVPMQCEYFALEGLTALMDTISKLAAVVNENLKIEGLLRTMYDPRNRLSNEVSDQLKKHFGSKVYRTVIPRNVRLAEAPSHGKPAMYYDKYSAGAKAYLALAGEMLRREEVPV, from the coding sequence GTGGGTAGAATCGTAGCAATTGCCAACCAGAAGGGCGGCGTAGGAAAAACAACAACTTGCATTAACTTAGCAGCATCAATGGCGGCAACTAAACGCAAGATATTGGTTGTTGACCTCGATCCTCAAGGTAATGCCACTATGGCGAGCGGTGTCGACAAATATCAGGTTGAAGCAACTGCTTACGATTTGTTGGTTGAAGACACCCCATTTGATGAGGTAGTTTGCCGGAGTACATCTGGCAATTATGACCTCATCGCCGCAAACGGTGATGTTACTGCGGCAGAAATCAAGCTAATGGAAGTGTTTGCGCGCGAAGTTCGCCTTAAAAACGCACTCGCATCCATTCGCGATAATTATGATTTCATCTTTATTGATTGCCCACCCTCATTAAACCTTCTTACAATTAATGCCATGGCAGCTGCCGATTCCGTATTAGTTCCAATGCAATGTGAATACTTTGCTCTTGAAGGTTTAACTGCGTTGATGGATACCATAAGCAAGCTTGCGGCGGTGGTTAACGAGAACCTGAAGATCGAAGGTCTTCTGCGTACTATGTATGATCCTCGCAACCGCTTATCAAACGAAGTATCAGATCAACTCAAAAAACACTTCGGTAGCAAAGTTTACCGAACCGTGATCCCTAGAAATGTACGTCTTGCTGAAGCGCCGAGTCACGGCAAACCAGCAATGTACTACGACAAATATTCCGCTGGTGCTAAGGCATATCTTGCTCTTGCAGGCGAAATGTTGCGTCGTGAAGAAGTCCCAGTATAG
- a CDS encoding ParB/RepB/Spo0J family partition protein — MSKRGLGKGLDALLATSSLAREKQQVASHSQALSADGELTELAVGSLKPGVYQPRKDIAPEALEELAASIQSQGIIQPIVVRPLAQDQYEIIAGERRWRAARQAGLKQVPCLIKRVEDKAAIAMALIENIQREDLNVIEEAQALERLQNEFELTHQQVADVIGKSRATVSNLLRLNQLENEVKGLVSNKQLEMGHARALLALEGDTQVEAANTAATKNMTVRQTEQLVKKCLKPDVEPESKPEDTEAIELSRRLTEKLQANVSVTRSVSGKSKVTITLDEPHKLEQLIAKLEY, encoded by the coding sequence ATGTCTAAGCGTGGTTTAGGAAAAGGGCTAGATGCACTGCTTGCAACTAGTTCATTGGCTCGTGAAAAACAGCAAGTCGCTTCTCATAGTCAGGCGTTATCGGCTGATGGAGAGCTAACAGAATTGGCTGTTGGTAGCTTGAAGCCAGGTGTTTATCAACCGCGTAAAGATATCGCGCCTGAAGCGCTAGAAGAGCTGGCGGCTTCCATTCAATCTCAAGGCATCATCCAGCCAATCGTTGTACGTCCATTAGCGCAAGATCAGTATGAGATTATTGCGGGTGAGCGTCGTTGGAGAGCGGCTCGTCAAGCGGGCCTTAAGCAAGTGCCGTGTCTTATCAAGCGAGTGGAAGACAAAGCCGCGATTGCGATGGCGTTAATCGAGAATATTCAGCGTGAAGACCTGAATGTTATCGAAGAAGCACAAGCGCTAGAGCGCTTACAGAATGAATTTGAACTAACGCACCAGCAAGTCGCTGATGTGATTGGTAAATCGAGAGCAACGGTTAGTAACTTATTACGTCTAAATCAGCTCGAAAATGAAGTAAAAGGTTTAGTTTCCAACAAACAATTGGAAATGGGGCATGCTCGAGCACTGCTTGCGCTCGAAGGTGATACCCAAGTTGAGGCTGCGAACACTGCGGCGACTAAAAACATGACCGTGCGTCAAACTGAACAACTTGTTAAAAAGTGTTTAAAACCAGACGTTGAGCCAGAATCAAAGCCTGAAGACACAGAAGCTATCGAACTTTCGCGAAGACTCACGGAAAAATTGCAAGCAAACGTTTCAGTTACTCGTTCTGTTAGCGGTAAGTCAAAAGTGACAATTACTCTTGATGAGCCTCACAAATTAGAGCAACTTATTGCTAAATTAGAGTACTAA
- a CDS encoding F0F1 ATP synthase subunit I, with amino-acid sequence MVAALARPGRVLAKQMLLIELSAVILVAIGLGLAVNPDWGFAALIGGGIFVIANVVFCVCAFLFCGARATKLVAASFYAGEALKILITVLLFSIVYMYMQVELIPLKLTYLLVLGINIFAPVLFINNKK; translated from the coding sequence ATGGTAGCGGCGTTAGCAAGACCAGGACGAGTGCTTGCAAAGCAAATGTTATTGATCGAGCTTAGCGCGGTTATATTAGTGGCGATAGGGTTAGGTTTAGCTGTTAATCCTGACTGGGGTTTTGCTGCATTAATCGGTGGCGGTATTTTTGTCATCGCGAATGTGGTTTTTTGTGTGTGTGCTTTCCTTTTTTGTGGAGCTCGCGCGACTAAGTTAGTTGCGGCGTCGTTCTATGCTGGCGAAGCGCTAAAAATCCTAATCACAGTTCTACTATTCTCTATTGTCTACATGTATATGCAGGTGGAGTTAATTCCCCTCAAACTGACCTATTTACTGGTTCTTGGTATTAATATCTTTGCGCCAGTGCTTTTCATTAACAATAAGAAATAG
- the atpC gene encoding F0F1 ATP synthase subunit epsilon codes for MAAITFHLDVVSAEKKLFSGLVETFQVTGSEGELGIFHGHTPLLTAIKPGMVRIVKQHGHEEIIYVSGGMVEVQPGTATVLADTAIRGEELDAAKAEEAKRKAVENIQNQHGDIDFAQAAGELAKAIAQLRVIELTKQRR; via the coding sequence ATGGCAGCAATAACCTTTCACCTAGACGTAGTAAGTGCAGAGAAAAAGCTTTTCTCTGGTCTTGTTGAGACGTTTCAGGTGACCGGTAGTGAGGGTGAGCTTGGTATTTTCCATGGTCATACTCCACTGCTGACCGCTATCAAGCCTGGTATGGTGCGTATTGTTAAGCAGCACGGCCACGAAGAAATCATTTATGTTTCTGGTGGTATGGTAGAAGTTCAGCCTGGTACAGCGACTGTACTGGCTGATACAGCTATCCGTGGTGAAGAGCTAGACGCAGCAAAGGCGGAAGAAGCTAAACGCAAAGCTGTGGAGAATATCCAAAATCAGCATGGCGACATAGACTTCGCACAAGCGGCCGGTGAACTGGCTAAAGCCATTGCTCAGTTACGAGTTATCGAACTGACAAAACAGCGCCGCTAA
- the rsmG gene encoding 16S rRNA (guanine(527)-N(7))-methyltransferase RsmG, producing the protein MSVLREKLDHLIGQTDLEVSEKQRSQLVGYVELLNKWNKAYNLTSVRDPLEMMVKHILDSIIVSTHLQGKRFIDVGTGPGLPGIPLSIMNPDCEFYLLDSLGKRIRFIKQVVHELGIDNVVPVQSRVEEFQSEEKFDAVLSRAFASMTDMVEWCHHLPKEQSGVFLALKGQHPRDEIDLLPEWCSVTDIKALRVPELDGERHLVTLSRQG; encoded by the coding sequence ATGAGCGTATTACGCGAAAAACTGGATCACCTGATTGGCCAGACTGACCTAGAAGTATCTGAAAAACAACGTAGCCAGTTGGTTGGCTACGTTGAATTACTCAACAAATGGAACAAGGCTTACAACCTGACTTCGGTTCGTGACCCATTAGAAATGATGGTGAAACATATCTTAGATAGCATCATTGTTAGCACTCACTTACAGGGTAAGCGCTTTATCGATGTAGGCACCGGACCTGGCTTACCTGGGATTCCGCTCTCAATCATGAACCCAGACTGCGAGTTTTACTTGCTAGATAGTTTAGGTAAGCGTATTCGTTTCATTAAACAAGTGGTTCATGAGCTGGGTATCGACAACGTTGTGCCAGTTCAAAGCCGTGTTGAAGAGTTTCAATCTGAAGAAAAGTTTGATGCAGTGCTCAGTCGCGCATTTGCGTCAATGACAGACATGGTAGAGTGGTGTCACCATTTACCTAAAGAGCAATCCGGTGTATTTTTGGCTCTTAAGGGACAACATCCTAGAGACGAAATTGACCTGTTACCTGAATGGTGTTCAGTGACAGACATTAAAGCTTTGCGAGTGCCAGAGCTTGACGGAGAGCGTCATCTAGTAACTTTATCGCGTCAGGGATAA
- the atpH gene encoding F0F1 ATP synthase subunit delta, whose protein sequence is MSDLTTIARPYAKAAFDFAVEKGELDQWSQMLSFAAEVAQNNDIHNLLSSSLTAEKLAEVFIAVCGEQFDEFGQNLIKVMAENGRLMAFPDVCKEFLLLKQEHEKEIDVEVTSAVELSEEQRADISSKLEQRLARKVQLNCSIDETLLSGVIIRAGDLVIDNSARGRLDRLSDALQS, encoded by the coding sequence ATGTCTGATTTGACAACAATCGCACGCCCCTATGCTAAAGCAGCTTTTGACTTTGCGGTAGAAAAAGGTGAGCTTGACCAATGGAGTCAAATGCTCTCTTTTGCTGCCGAAGTGGCACAAAACAATGATATCCACAATCTACTAAGCAGTTCTCTAACTGCTGAAAAATTAGCGGAAGTATTCATTGCAGTTTGTGGCGAACAATTTGATGAATTCGGCCAGAACTTGATAAAAGTGATGGCAGAGAATGGCCGATTAATGGCTTTTCCTGATGTTTGCAAAGAGTTCTTATTGCTCAAACAAGAGCACGAGAAAGAGATCGACGTTGAAGTGACTTCAGCGGTTGAACTTTCTGAAGAACAACGCGCAGATATCAGCAGCAAATTGGAACAGCGCCTAGCGCGCAAAGTACAGCTGAATTGCAGTATAGATGAGACTCTGCTTAGCGGAGTTATTATTCGAGCCGGAGACCTAGTCATCGATAACTCAGCACGTGGTCGACTAGACCGCCTGAGCGATGCATTGCAGTCTTAA
- the glmU gene encoding bifunctional UDP-N-acetylglucosamine diphosphorylase/glucosamine-1-phosphate N-acetyltransferase GlmU, producing MKFSAVILAAGKGTRMYSNTPKVLHTLAGKPMVKHVIDTCNGLGAQNIHLVYGHGGDQMKATLAEESVNWALQAEQLGTGHAVDQASAHFADDEKVLVLYGDVPLISPETIENLLDAQPNGGIALLTVVLDNPMGYGRIIRRNGPVVAIVEQKDATDEQKLIKEINTGVMVATGGDLKRWLSGLSNDNAQGEYYLTDVIAAAHDEGRAVEAVHPVSPIEVEGVNDRSQLARLERAYQAEQADKLLKQGVMLRDPSRFDLRGELQCGMDVEIDTNVIIEGSVSIGDNVVIGTGCVLKDCEIDDNTVIRPYSVIEGATVGEDCTVGPFTRLRPGADMRNDSHVGNFVEVKNTRLGEGSKANHLTYLGDAEIGQRVNVGAGAITCNYDGANKFKTIIGDDVFVGSDSQLIAPVTIGNGATVGAGSTVTRDVSENELVISRAKERKIADWQRPKKK from the coding sequence ATGAAGTTTAGCGCGGTAATTCTTGCAGCGGGCAAAGGTACTCGCATGTACTCAAACACACCAAAGGTTCTGCATACTCTTGCAGGCAAACCAATGGTGAAGCATGTGATCGATACCTGTAATGGTCTAGGCGCTCAAAATATCCACTTGGTTTACGGCCATGGTGGTGATCAGATGAAGGCTACTTTGGCTGAGGAATCGGTAAATTGGGCACTGCAAGCAGAGCAGTTAGGTACAGGTCATGCGGTTGATCAGGCATCAGCGCACTTTGCTGATGATGAGAAAGTACTGGTGCTTTACGGTGATGTTCCTCTTATCTCGCCTGAAACTATTGAAAACCTATTAGACGCTCAACCAAACGGTGGTATTGCACTACTTACGGTTGTGCTGGATAACCCAATGGGTTACGGCCGTATCATTCGTCGCAATGGCCCAGTAGTAGCTATAGTTGAACAAAAAGATGCAACGGATGAGCAGAAGCTTATCAAAGAGATCAACACCGGCGTTATGGTCGCGACAGGTGGTGATCTTAAGCGTTGGTTGTCTGGCTTAAGCAATGACAACGCGCAAGGTGAATACTACCTAACTGACGTTATTGCTGCAGCTCATGATGAAGGTCGTGCGGTAGAAGCTGTACACCCTGTAAGCCCAATTGAAGTTGAAGGCGTGAACGATCGCTCTCAACTGGCTCGTCTAGAGCGTGCTTACCAAGCTGAGCAAGCAGACAAGCTATTGAAGCAGGGCGTTATGCTACGCGATCCAAGCCGCTTTGATCTACGTGGCGAACTGCAGTGTGGTATGGACGTTGAAATCGACACCAACGTGATTATTGAAGGCAGCGTAAGCATTGGTGATAACGTGGTTATCGGCACTGGCTGTGTTTTAAAAGACTGTGAAATTGATGACAACACGGTTATTCGCCCATACAGCGTAATTGAAGGTGCAACTGTTGGTGAAGACTGCACAGTTGGTCCATTTACTCGCCTACGTCCAGGTGCTGACATGCGTAATGATTCGCACGTTGGTAACTTTGTTGAAGTGAAGAACACTCGTCTTGGTGAAGGTTCTAAAGCGAACCACCTTACTTACTTAGGTGATGCTGAGATTGGCCAGCGTGTTAACGTTGGTGCTGGTGCTATTACTTGTAACTACGATGGTGCGAACAAGTTTAAGACTATCATCGGCGATGACGTATTCGTTGGTTCTGATAGCCAATTAATCGCCCCTGTTACTATCGGCAATGGCGCGACAGTAGGCGCGGGTTCAACGGTAACGCGTGATGTTTCTGAAAATGAACTGGTTATCAGCCGTGCTAAAGAGCGCAAGATTGCGGATTGGCAGCGCCCAAAGAAAAAGTAA
- the atpG gene encoding F0F1 ATP synthase subunit gamma, translated as MAGAKEIRNKIGSVKSTQKITKAMEMVAASKMRRSQDAMEATRPYAETMRKVIGHLANGSLEYKHPYLEEREAKRVGYIIVSTDRGLCGGLNINLFKKAMLDMKDWSEKGAEVELAIIGSKATAFFNNSGAKVAAQVSGLGDSPSLEDLIGSVSVMLKKYDEGELDRLFVVFNKFENTMVQEPTIDQLLPLPKSDSEDMQRDHAWDYIYEPEPKPLLDALLVRYVESQVYQGVVENLACEQAARMIAMKAATDNASDLIDDLELVYNKARQAAITQELSEIVSGAAAV; from the coding sequence ATGGCCGGCGCAAAAGAGATACGTAATAAAATCGGTAGTGTTAAAAGCACACAGAAGATTACGAAAGCAATGGAAATGGTAGCAGCTTCAAAAATGCGTCGTTCTCAAGACGCAATGGAAGCTACTCGTCCATATGCAGAAACAATGCGTAAAGTGATCGGTCATTTGGCTAACGGTAGCCTTGAGTATAAGCATCCTTATCTTGAGGAACGTGAAGCCAAACGTGTTGGTTACATCATCGTTTCTACAGACCGTGGTCTATGTGGCGGCTTGAACATTAACTTGTTCAAGAAAGCTATGTTAGACATGAAAGACTGGTCTGAGAAAGGTGCTGAAGTTGAACTGGCAATTATCGGTTCAAAAGCAACAGCATTTTTCAACAACAGCGGCGCGAAAGTAGCAGCTCAAGTTTCTGGCCTAGGCGATAGCCCAAGCCTTGAAGACTTAATCGGCTCTGTAAGCGTAATGCTAAAGAAATATGATGAAGGTGAATTGGATCGCCTGTTCGTAGTGTTCAACAAGTTTGAAAACACTATGGTACAAGAACCAACGATCGATCAATTACTTCCTTTGCCTAAATCAGATAGCGAAGACATGCAGCGCGATCATGCTTGGGACTACATTTATGAGCCTGAGCCAAAACCACTACTAGATGCACTATTGGTTCGTTACGTCGAATCTCAAGTGTACCAAGGTGTGGTAGAGAACCTTGCTTGTGAGCAAGCGGCTCGAATGATTGCAATGAAAGCTGCAACCGACAACGCTAGCGACCTAATCGATGATTTAGAGCTTGTGTACAACAAGGCGCGTCAAGCGGCTATTACACAAGAACTTTCTGAAATCGTTTCAGGCGCAGCAGCGGTTTAA
- the atpD gene encoding F0F1 ATP synthase subunit beta: MATGKIVQIIGAVVDVEFPQGEVPRVYDALNVNEVKERLVLEVQQQLGGGVVRAIVMGSSDGLRRGLTVENTGAPISVPVGTKTLGRIMNVLGDAIDECGEIGAEEHYAIHREAPSYEEQSNETALLETGVKVIDLVCPFAKGGKIGLFGGAGVGKTVNMMELINNIALQHSGLSVFAGVGERTREGNDFYFEMQEAGVVNVEKPEESKVAMVYGQMNEPPGNRLRVALTGLTMAERFRDEGRDVLLFVDNIYRYTLAGTEVSALLGRMPSAVGYQPTLAEEMGVLQERITSTKQGSITSVQAVYVPADDLTDPSPATTFAHLDATVVLNRNIAAMGLYPAIDPLDSTSRQLDPLVVGQEHYDIARGVQSTLQRYKELKDIIAILGMDELSEEDKQVVSRARKIEKFLTQPYHVAEVFTGDPGVYVPLKETLRGFQGLLSGEYDDIPEQAFMYCGTIDEAIENAKKL, encoded by the coding sequence ATGGCTACAGGTAAGATCGTACAGATCATCGGTGCGGTAGTCGACGTAGAGTTCCCACAGGGCGAAGTACCTCGTGTATACGATGCTCTGAATGTTAATGAAGTGAAAGAGCGTCTAGTTCTTGAAGTTCAGCAACAACTTGGCGGTGGCGTAGTTCGCGCAATCGTAATGGGTAGCTCTGATGGTTTACGTCGTGGTTTGACAGTAGAAAATACTGGCGCTCCAATCTCAGTACCAGTAGGTACTAAGACCTTAGGTCGTATCATGAACGTTCTAGGTGACGCGATTGATGAGTGTGGTGAAATCGGTGCAGAAGAGCACTACGCAATTCACCGTGAAGCTCCAAGCTACGAAGAACAGTCTAACGAGACAGCTCTTCTAGAGACGGGTGTTAAGGTAATCGACTTGGTTTGTCCATTCGCTAAGGGTGGTAAAATCGGTCTATTCGGTGGTGCAGGTGTAGGTAAGACCGTTAACATGATGGAACTTATCAACAACATCGCACTTCAACACTCTGGCCTATCTGTATTTGCAGGTGTAGGTGAGCGTACTCGTGAAGGTAACGATTTCTACTTTGAGATGCAGGAAGCAGGCGTTGTAAACGTTGAAAAACCTGAAGAATCAAAAGTAGCGATGGTTTACGGTCAGATGAACGAGCCACCAGGTAACCGCCTACGTGTTGCACTGACTGGTCTAACAATGGCTGAGCGTTTCCGTGACGAAGGTCGTGACGTTCTACTATTCGTAGATAACATCTACCGTTACACGCTTGCAGGTACTGAGGTATCAGCACTTCTAGGCCGTATGCCTTCTGCGGTAGGTTACCAACCTACTCTTGCGGAAGAAATGGGTGTTCTACAAGAGCGTATCACGTCAACTAAGCAAGGTTCTATCACGTCTGTACAGGCGGTATACGTACCTGCGGATGACTTGACTGACCCGTCTCCAGCAACAACGTTCGCGCACTTGGATGCAACGGTTGTACTTAACCGTAACATCGCAGCTATGGGTCTATACCCAGCGATCGACCCGCTAGATTCTACATCTCGCCAACTGGATCCATTGGTAGTTGGACAAGAGCACTACGACATCGCTCGTGGCGTTCAGTCTACACTTCAGCGCTATAAAGAGCTGAAAGATATCATTGCTATCCTAGGTATGGACGAGCTATCTGAAGAAGATAAGCAAGTAGTATCTCGTGCTCGTAAGATTGAGAAGTTCCTTACTCAGCCTTACCACGTAGCGGAAGTATTTACTGGTGACCCAGGTGTTTACGTACCTCTAAAAGAGACTCTACGTGGCTTCCAAGGTCTACTATCTGGTGAATACGATGACATTCCAGAGCAAGCGTTCATGTACTGCGGTACTATCGACGAAGCTATTGAGAATGCTAAGAAGCTATAA
- the atpF gene encoding F0F1 ATP synthase subunit B translates to MNMNATLLGQAIAFSLFVWFCMKYVWPPIMQAIEERQKKIADGLVAAERAAKDLNLAQANASEQMKEAKRTATEVIEQANKRKAQIIDEAREEAQAERQKILAQAEAELEAERTRARDDLRKQVATLAIAGAEKILERTIDKDVHKDLLDNITAKL, encoded by the coding sequence GTGAATATGAACGCAACTCTGCTAGGTCAAGCAATTGCTTTTTCACTGTTTGTTTGGTTCTGCATGAAATATGTATGGCCACCAATCATGCAAGCAATTGAAGAGCGTCAGAAGAAAATTGCTGACGGTCTAGTAGCCGCTGAGCGCGCTGCTAAAGACTTGAACCTGGCACAAGCCAACGCTTCTGAGCAAATGAAAGAAGCAAAGCGCACTGCAACTGAGGTTATTGAACAGGCAAACAAACGTAAAGCTCAAATTATTGATGAAGCTCGCGAAGAAGCTCAGGCAGAACGCCAGAAAATCTTAGCGCAAGCTGAAGCAGAACTTGAAGCTGAGCGCACACGTGCCCGTGATGACCTGCGCAAACAAGTCGCAACTCTGGCTATAGCTGGTGCTGAGAAGATCCTTGAGCGTACGATCGATAAAGACGTACACAAAGACCTTCTTGACAACATTACTGCAAAACTTTAA
- the atpE gene encoding F0F1 ATP synthase subunit C, translated as METVLSFSAIAVAIIVGLCAVGTAIGFAILGGKFLEGAARQPEMAPMLQVKMFIIAGLLDAVPMIGIVIALLFTFANPFVGQLAG; from the coding sequence ATGGAAACTGTACTAAGTTTTTCAGCAATCGCTGTTGCTATTATTGTTGGTCTTTGTGCCGTAGGTACTGCAATTGGTTTTGCTATTCTTGGTGGTAAATTCCTAGAAGGCGCTGCGCGTCAACCTGAAATGGCTCCTATGCTACAAGTTAAGATGTTCATCATCGCTGGTCTACTGGATGCTGTTCCAATGATCGGTATCGTAATCGCACTACTATTCACGTTTGCTAACCCATTTGTTGGTCAACTAGCAGGCTAA
- the atpB gene encoding F0F1 ATP synthase subunit A: protein MAAATASGYIEHHLQNLSLAKLGFVEETSFWNVHIDSLFFSVLTGMLFLWVFRSVAKKATVGVPGKLQCFVEMVVEFVGDNVKETFHGRNPLIAPLALTIFCWIILMNLMDLVPIDFLPYPAEHWLGIPYLKVVPTADVNITMAMALGVFALMIYYSIKVKGLGGFAKELALHPFNHPIMIPFNLVLEVISLLAKPLSLGMRLFGNMFAGEVVFILIAAMLPWYLQWVGALPWAIFHILVILIQAFVFMMLTIVYLSMAHEDSDH from the coding sequence ATGGCTGCGGCAACAGCATCCGGATACATTGAACACCACTTACAGAATCTATCTTTAGCTAAGTTAGGTTTTGTAGAGGAGACAAGTTTCTGGAACGTACATATAGACAGTCTGTTTTTTTCGGTGTTGACAGGGATGTTATTCCTTTGGGTTTTTCGCTCAGTCGCTAAGAAAGCAACAGTAGGTGTACCTGGTAAGCTTCAGTGTTTTGTAGAAATGGTAGTGGAATTCGTTGGCGACAACGTTAAAGAAACTTTCCATGGCCGCAACCCGCTGATTGCCCCATTAGCACTGACTATATTCTGCTGGATTATTTTAATGAACTTGATGGACTTAGTGCCAATCGATTTCTTACCATATCCTGCAGAGCATTGGTTAGGCATCCCTTACTTGAAAGTGGTTCCTACAGCTGATGTAAATATAACCATGGCAATGGCTCTAGGTGTTTTTGCTCTGATGATCTACTACAGCATCAAAGTAAAAGGCTTGGGCGGATTTGCTAAAGAATTGGCACTGCATCCATTTAATCACCCAATCATGATTCCATTTAACTTGGTACTTGAGGTAATTTCGCTTCTGGCGAAGCCACTATCTCTAGGTATGCGTTTGTTTGGTAATATGTTTGCGGGTGAGGTGGTGTTTATTCTTATCGCGGCAATGCTACCGTGGTACTTACAATGGGTAGGTGCACTACCTTGGGCTATCTTCCACATCTTGGTTATTTTGATTCAAGCATTTGTTTTCATGATGTTGACAATTGTTTACTTATCAATGGCTCACGAAGATAGTGATCACTAA